A region of bacterium DNA encodes the following proteins:
- a CDS encoding thiamine pyrophosphate-binding protein, which yields MTGNEILARCLKAQGVEVIFFLMGGPMIDCENACLGQGIRMIDARHEQAAAMMATAYSRLRRQPAVCMACSGPGAMNLVTGVANAFADSAPVVAIGGSSPVSQSGMGAFQETDQVALFRPITRWADRCYDPRRIPELVGTAFRHAFGSRPGPAYLDMPGDILYREVPEDHVRWAPATAERRRPPGDPHLVKRAVELIAASARPILISGSGVLWAKAERELRTLVERATIPFYTTPQGRGVIPEDHPLCFLGARGVGWREADLIVMVGTRQNYVVGYTRPPRWNSEAKLIQVDIDPAEIGRNRHADVGIVGDAKAVLAQLVEASEGTVGAERRRSWTSYLAEQHAERQAEQERRMSSDTQPIHPLRLCKEVRNFLPRDAILCVDGQEILNYARSAIPFYAPHSLNSGPYGCMGVGLPLGVGAKVAMPDKLVVVLHGDGSFGLNAMEMDTALRHHLPVICVISNNGGWTATDRFKVGRELGFTRYDLMFAAIGCHSEYVRDPSLIRPALERAAASGKPAVVNVVTDPTARAQTVRFADYST from the coding sequence ATGACCGGCAACGAGATCCTGGCGCGCTGCCTCAAAGCCCAGGGGGTGGAGGTCATCTTCTTCCTCATGGGAGGCCCCATGATCGACTGCGAGAACGCCTGCCTGGGGCAGGGAATCCGGATGATCGACGCCCGCCACGAGCAGGCAGCCGCGATGATGGCAACCGCCTACAGTCGCCTGCGGCGTCAACCCGCGGTCTGCATGGCCTGCAGCGGTCCCGGTGCGATGAACTTGGTCACCGGGGTGGCGAACGCGTTTGCGGATTCCGCTCCTGTGGTGGCCATCGGCGGGTCAAGTCCGGTCTCCCAGTCGGGCATGGGGGCTTTCCAGGAGACCGACCAAGTGGCGCTGTTCCGGCCGATCACGCGCTGGGCCGATCGCTGTTACGATCCCAGGCGCATCCCCGAGTTAGTCGGGACGGCCTTCCGCCACGCGTTCGGCTCCCGGCCAGGACCGGCCTACCTCGACATGCCGGGGGACATCCTCTACCGCGAGGTCCCGGAGGATCACGTGCGCTGGGCACCGGCCACCGCCGAGCGCCGGCGACCGCCTGGGGACCCCCACTTGGTGAAACGCGCCGTCGAACTGATCGCCGCCTCCGCGCGCCCAATCCTTATCAGTGGCAGCGGGGTGCTTTGGGCGAAGGCTGAGCGAGAATTACGCACCCTGGTGGAGCGGGCGACCATCCCATTTTACACCACCCCCCAGGGGCGGGGGGTCATACCCGAGGACCACCCGCTGTGCTTCCTGGGCGCCCGCGGCGTCGGTTGGCGGGAGGCCGATCTGATCGTCATGGTGGGCACCCGACAGAACTACGTCGTCGGATACACTCGGCCACCCCGCTGGAATTCGGAGGCGAAGCTGATCCAGGTCGACATCGATCCCGCTGAGATCGGCCGCAATCGGCACGCGGATGTCGGCATTGTTGGAGACGCCAAAGCCGTGCTCGCGCAGCTCGTGGAGGCGAGCGAGGGCACCGTCGGCGCTGAGCGGAGGAGGAGCTGGACCTCCTACCTGGCCGAACAGCACGCAGAGAGGCAGGCCGAGCAGGAGAGGCGGATGTCTTCCGACACCCAGCCCATCCACCCCCTCCGCCTCTGCAAGGAAGTCCGCAACTTCCTCCCCCGGGATGCGATCCTTTGTGTGGACGGGCAGGAGATCCTCAACTACGCCCGAAGCGCGATCCCATTCTACGCTCCGCACAGCCTCAACTCCGGCCCCTACGGCTGCATGGGCGTGGGCCTCCCGCTTGGGGTGGGGGCGAAGGTCGCCATGCCCGACAAGTTGGTGGTCGTCCTCCATGGCGACGGCTCCTTCGGTCTCAACGCCATGGAGATGGACACGGCCCTCCGGCACCACCTGCCTGTGATCTGTGTGATCTCGAACAACGGCGGCTGGACCGCCACCGATCGATTCAAAGTCGGCCGCGAGCTCGGCTTCACCCGTTATGATCTCATGTTTGCCGCCATCGGCTGCCATTCCGAGTACGTCCGGGACCCGAGTCTCATCCGGCCGGCCCTGGAACGAGCGGCGGCCAGCGGGAAGCCGGCGGTGGTCAACGTCGTCACCGACCCCACCGCGCGGGCCCAGACCGTCCGCTTTGCCGACTACTCAACGTGA
- the lepB gene encoding signal peptidase I → MIGKEVRRAAFEFLKTLIVAFLLAHFIMVSVAQAFQVEQFSMEPNLLPHDRVLVNKFIYRFRPPRQGEIVVLHPPTYMSRNYIKRVVAVASQTVQIRAGRVYVNGQPLSEPYLHVATNGDYGPEVVPQSDIFVLGDNRGNSEDSRAFGFVPTSNIVGEAIVIYWPPQRFHIFL, encoded by the coding sequence ATGATCGGCAAGGAAGTCCGTCGGGCCGCCTTCGAGTTTCTCAAGACACTGATCGTTGCCTTTCTCCTCGCCCACTTCATCATGGTCTCGGTCGCCCAGGCGTTCCAAGTGGAGCAGTTTTCCATGGAGCCCAATCTGCTGCCGCACGACCGTGTTTTGGTGAACAAATTCATCTATCGGTTTCGCCCTCCTCGGCAGGGGGAGATCGTCGTCCTCCACCCACCGACATACATGTCACGGAATTACATCAAGCGGGTGGTTGCCGTGGCCTCCCAGACGGTGCAGATCCGTGCAGGGCGGGTGTACGTGAACGGTCAGCCCCTCAGCGAACCGTATCTGCACGTCGCCACCAACGGGGATTATGGGCCGGAGGTCGTTCCGCAGTCTGATATCTTTGTTCTCGGGGACAACCGCGGCAACAGCGAGGACAGCCGGGCGTTCGGGTTCGTGCCTACAAGCAACATCGTCGGTGAGGCCATCGTGATTTACTGGCCCCCGCAGCGGTTCCACATTTTCTTATAA
- a CDS encoding ferritin-like domain-containing protein has product MLEHTESARGRLSRRDLIKMAGATGLGLALTQGAAVRGIAEAAMQSEDIETIINIAATAEALAVTLTGAVIRGAAVYTNADGSKGLPPIVVTVLKAYQASEQAHFAFLTKAGAKPLALTFSVPDPKIATDTDAMYRTLESLETAFIAAYMSAAREFAEMQKPDLVKVALQIGGVECEHRALARLFLRDPLPHNLAFEQKLFTQVGEAAAALQKLGFIGGAGTPVRYADFAGSVDTAGVTQLTPT; this is encoded by the coding sequence ATGCTGGAGCACACAGAGTCGGCGCGGGGGAGACTCTCCCGCCGAGACCTCATCAAGATGGCCGGGGCCACGGGGCTCGGGCTGGCGTTGACCCAGGGAGCGGCGGTCCGGGGCATCGCCGAAGCGGCGATGCAGTCAGAGGACATCGAGACGATCATCAACATCGCGGCGACCGCGGAAGCCCTAGCGGTCACGCTGACCGGCGCGGTGATCCGGGGCGCGGCCGTGTACACAAACGCGGACGGGTCCAAGGGCTTACCTCCGATTGTCGTCACCGTCCTCAAAGCGTACCAGGCGTCCGAACAGGCGCACTTTGCGTTCCTGACCAAGGCGGGGGCCAAACCCCTGGCCCTGACATTCAGTGTGCCGGACCCCAAGATCGCCACCGATACCGACGCGATGTACCGGACGCTCGAGTCCCTTGAGACCGCATTCATCGCTGCGTACATGAGCGCGGCGCGGGAATTCGCGGAGATGCAGAAGCCCGATCTCGTCAAGGTCGCGCTTCAGATTGGTGGGGTCGAGTGCGAACACCGCGCGCTCGCGCGCCTCTTCCTGCGCGACCCGCTGCCCCACAATCTCGCGTTCGAGCAGAAGCTGTTCACCCAGGTAGGGGAGGCGGCGGCCGCGCTCCAGAAGCTTGGGTTCATCGGCGGCGCCGGCACCCCGGTTCGGTACGCCGATTTCGCGGGCTCCGTCGACACCGCCGGGGTGACTCAACTTACCCCGACGTAG
- a CDS encoding xanthine dehydrogenase family protein subunit M — protein MIPAVFEYFAPQSVKEAIGLLEKHGDDAKVLAGGHSLLPIMKLRLAQPKVIVDIGRISGLDGIKAEGQKIAIGALTTHDAVEHNTLLMEKCPLLSEAAAVIGDMQVRNRGTIGGAAAHADPAADYPAALLALDAEIVATGPQGSRTIPAGAFFVDMLTTSLKPNELITALHVPALARGTGSAYQKHPHPASGYAVVGVAAVVTVSGGKCQRAAIGITGVAGKAYRATAVEKALAGQALDEATVAKAAAHAADGVEPQGDLYASGQFRAHLASVYTKRAVLLAASRAK, from the coding sequence ATGATCCCTGCAGTGTTCGAGTACTTCGCACCCCAATCCGTCAAAGAGGCGATCGGGCTGCTGGAGAAGCACGGCGACGACGCTAAAGTCCTCGCCGGCGGCCACAGCCTTCTCCCGATCATGAAGCTGAGGCTCGCGCAGCCCAAGGTCATCGTTGATATCGGCCGGATCAGCGGCTTGGACGGGATCAAGGCAGAGGGGCAGAAGATCGCGATCGGCGCGCTGACGACCCACGATGCCGTTGAACACAACACCCTGCTCATGGAGAAATGTCCTCTCCTCTCCGAAGCCGCCGCGGTGATCGGGGACATGCAGGTTCGGAATCGAGGGACGATCGGTGGGGCGGCGGCGCACGCCGACCCCGCGGCGGACTACCCGGCGGCGCTCCTGGCGCTGGATGCGGAGATCGTGGCGACGGGTCCCCAAGGCTCGCGGACGATCCCGGCGGGGGCGTTCTTCGTGGACATGCTCACCACGTCGCTCAAGCCCAACGAGTTGATCACCGCACTGCACGTCCCGGCGCTGGCCCGCGGCACAGGGAGCGCGTACCAGAAGCATCCCCATCCCGCAAGCGGGTACGCGGTGGTAGGGGTCGCGGCCGTCGTGACCGTGAGCGGCGGGAAGTGCCAGCGGGCGGCGATCGGGATCACCGGGGTGGCGGGAAAGGCCTATCGGGCGACCGCGGTGGAAAAGGCGCTGGCCGGCCAAGCCCTGGATGAGGCCACGGTCGCGAAGGCCGCGGCTCATGCCGCGGACGGGGTCGAACCGCAGGGAGATTTGTATGCGTCGGGGCAGTTTCGGGCGCATCTCGCCTCGGTCTACACCAAACGGGCGGTGCTGCTCGCGGCGTCCCGCGCCAAGTAA
- a CDS encoding ferritin-like domain-containing protein — MTDRADRRLDRRGFAKTAGIAGLGALAVSQIGTLRAMAQSKESVADIINIAATAEALAVTLTGAVIDGAQNYDGGKGLPPSIVAWVKAIQAEEQAHYQYLTKAGAKALTLTFTVPQDLVPITKDSHALLSFVVSAETVFIGAYIAAAVEFAQLGQPALAQVAFQVAGVECEHRVLANFGMGVTPPNNLGFEQAPFQTVGEAAAKIKSLGLLGTSNPAATLNYTDFSGKVDPSGVSGLTV; from the coding sequence ATGACCGACAGAGCGGATCGGAGGCTCGACCGGAGAGGCTTTGCCAAGACCGCAGGCATCGCCGGGCTCGGGGCCCTGGCGGTTTCTCAGATCGGAACCCTCAGGGCCATGGCGCAGAGCAAGGAGTCTGTGGCCGACATCATCAACATCGCTGCGACCGCCGAAGCCCTAGCGGTCACGCTGACCGGTGCCGTGATCGACGGGGCTCAGAACTATGACGGCGGGAAGGGGTTGCCGCCGTCAATCGTCGCCTGGGTGAAGGCGATCCAGGCGGAGGAACAGGCGCACTATCAGTACCTGACCAAGGCGGGCGCGAAGGCACTGACGCTCACCTTCACGGTTCCGCAAGATCTTGTCCCGATCACCAAGGACAGCCATGCGCTGCTCAGCTTTGTGGTTTCGGCTGAGACCGTTTTCATCGGCGCGTACATCGCTGCGGCGGTCGAGTTCGCGCAACTCGGTCAGCCCGCGCTGGCCCAAGTGGCGTTTCAGGTTGCCGGCGTCGAGTGCGAGCATCGGGTTCTGGCGAACTTCGGGATGGGCGTGACCCCTCCCAACAACCTTGGGTTCGAGCAGGCTCCGTTCCAGACCGTCGGCGAGGCGGCCGCCAAGATCAAGAGCCTAGGCCTGCTCGGCACGTCCAACCCGGCAGCGACGCTTAACTACACCGATTTTTCAGGCAAAGTGGATCCCTCGGGCGTGAGCGGGTTGACTGTATAA
- a CDS encoding molybdopterin cofactor-binding domain-containing protein yields the protein MAVSKLFGARIKRREDPRLITGTATYTDDLHPAGLAHAVIIRSPHAHARIKRIDVEAARRHPGVIAAFTGKDLQGKINPIPTAWLIPNSDLKTPPHPALAVDVVRYVGDGVAVVVAEDPYTARDAAALVHVEYEPLPTVVDQQKAMERGAPQIHPEVPNNLAFKWVLGNAEATAAAFKAAERDGIVLAQRFVNQRLIPNAMETRAVVADYKSGAGDLTVTYTTQNPHIARFLMSVVTGIPEHKIRIIAPEVGGGFGSKIPFYADEAIVVFCARATGRPVKWTEDRGENYTSTIHGRDHITDLEIAATRDGTITALRGKTWANLGAYLSTAAPGVPTILHGLMLTGCYTIPNIDYVVHGVFTNTTPVDAYRGAGRPEATYLIERVVDLLATKLNMDPVEIRRKNFIPAGKFPYTTAEGLSYDSGNYGPALDRALQMVGYPKLREAQKGGSNAGKHLGIGLSTYVEICGLGPSQVAGAVGFQGGLWESAVVRMHPTGKATVFTGASPHGQGEETTFAQIVADELGLPIEDIEVVHGDTASIPMGWGTYGSRTTVVGGAALVLAARRVREKATKIAAHMLEAAEKDVVFDQGRFHVRGSPDRAKTIQEVTLQAYLAWNLPPGVEPSLEASAFFDPSNFTFPFGAHVAVVEVDAETGQVDLKQYVAVDDCGRVINPLIVDGQVHGGLVQGIAQALCEGAAYTPDGQLLTGTMAEYAVPKAHMFPTFATARTETPSPHNPLGVKGVGETGTIASTPAIVNAVMDALRPYGITHLDMPLTPERIWNAIHGQHREVKAR from the coding sequence ATGGCCGTCAGCAAGCTGTTCGGAGCCAGGATCAAGCGCCGGGAGGACCCTCGGTTGATCACGGGCACCGCCACGTACACCGACGACCTCCATCCCGCCGGGCTCGCGCACGCCGTGATCATTCGGAGTCCGCACGCGCACGCGCGAATCAAGCGGATTGACGTGGAGGCGGCCCGCCGACACCCTGGGGTGATCGCCGCGTTTACCGGCAAGGATCTCCAGGGGAAGATCAACCCGATCCCTACGGCCTGGCTGATTCCTAATTCCGACCTCAAGACTCCGCCGCATCCCGCCCTGGCGGTGGATGTCGTCCGCTACGTCGGGGACGGGGTGGCGGTGGTCGTGGCGGAGGACCCGTACACCGCGCGGGACGCCGCGGCGTTGGTGCACGTCGAGTACGAGCCGCTGCCCACGGTGGTCGATCAGCAGAAGGCGATGGAGCGGGGCGCTCCGCAGATCCATCCGGAGGTTCCGAACAACCTCGCGTTTAAGTGGGTGCTCGGGAACGCCGAGGCGACCGCGGCGGCGTTCAAGGCTGCGGAGCGTGACGGGATCGTTTTGGCCCAGCGGTTCGTGAACCAGCGGCTGATCCCCAACGCGATGGAAACGCGCGCCGTTGTCGCCGACTACAAAAGCGGCGCCGGCGACCTCACCGTCACCTACACGACCCAGAACCCGCACATCGCCCGCTTCCTCATGTCGGTCGTCACCGGGATCCCAGAACACAAGATCCGGATCATCGCGCCGGAGGTCGGTGGCGGGTTCGGGAGCAAGATCCCATTCTACGCCGACGAGGCGATCGTCGTCTTCTGCGCACGCGCGACCGGCCGGCCGGTGAAGTGGACCGAGGACCGAGGGGAAAACTACACGAGCACGATCCACGGTCGGGACCACATCACCGATCTGGAAATCGCGGCAACCCGGGATGGCACGATCACCGCGCTGCGGGGCAAGACGTGGGCCAATCTCGGCGCGTACCTCTCCACCGCCGCCCCGGGGGTCCCGACGATCCTGCACGGGCTGATGCTGACCGGCTGCTATACGATCCCGAACATCGACTATGTCGTCCACGGGGTCTTCACGAATACCACTCCGGTGGACGCCTACCGCGGGGCCGGCCGGCCGGAGGCCACCTATTTGATCGAGCGGGTGGTGGACCTGCTCGCGACCAAGCTCAACATGGACCCCGTCGAGATCCGCCGCAAAAATTTCATCCCCGCCGGAAAGTTTCCGTACACGACCGCGGAAGGGCTGTCCTACGACAGCGGGAACTACGGCCCGGCGCTTGATCGAGCCCTGCAGATGGTCGGCTACCCCAAGCTGCGCGAGGCGCAGAAGGGGGGCTCCAACGCGGGCAAGCACCTGGGGATTGGGCTCAGCACGTACGTGGAGATCTGCGGGCTCGGCCCTTCGCAGGTCGCTGGGGCGGTCGGGTTCCAGGGCGGGCTGTGGGAGAGCGCGGTGGTCCGCATGCATCCCACGGGAAAGGCGACCGTCTTCACCGGCGCCTCCCCCCACGGACAGGGAGAGGAAACGACCTTCGCTCAGATCGTTGCGGACGAGTTGGGGTTGCCCATCGAGGATATCGAGGTCGTGCACGGCGACACCGCCTCGATCCCGATGGGATGGGGAACCTACGGCAGCCGCACCACCGTCGTCGGGGGCGCGGCGCTCGTGCTCGCTGCCCGGCGGGTCCGCGAAAAGGCCACGAAGATCGCCGCCCACATGCTCGAGGCCGCGGAAAAGGACGTCGTCTTCGACCAGGGGCGGTTCCATGTGCGGGGCAGCCCCGATCGAGCCAAGACCATCCAGGAAGTGACGCTGCAGGCGTACCTGGCGTGGAACCTTCCGCCGGGCGTCGAGCCTTCGCTTGAGGCGTCCGCATTTTTCGACCCCTCGAACTTCACGTTTCCCTTCGGGGCGCACGTCGCCGTCGTGGAGGTCGATGCGGAAACCGGTCAGGTCGACCTCAAGCAGTACGTCGCGGTCGACGACTGCGGCCGGGTGATCAACCCCTTGATCGTGGACGGTCAGGTGCACGGGGGGCTCGTCCAGGGGATCGCGCAGGCCCTATGCGAGGGCGCCGCGTACACCCCCGACGGTCAACTCCTGACCGGCACGATGGCGGAGTACGCGGTACCGAAAGCTCACATGTTTCCCACCTTTGCGACCGCGCGCACCGAGACCCCCTCGCCCCACAACCCGTTGGGGGTAAAAGGGGTGGGGGAGACCGGCACCATTGCCAGCACGCCCGCGATCGTCAACGCGGTCATGGACGCCTTGCGGCCCTACGGCATCACGCACCTCGATATGCCCCTGACACCTGAACGGATCTGGAACGCCATTCACGGCCAGCATCGGGAGGTGAAGGCACGATGA
- a CDS encoding (2Fe-2S)-binding protein, whose product MKRAVKVTVNGKVHTHEVEPRLLLVHYIRDVLGLTGTHVGCDTSNCGACTILMHGKAVKSCTVLAVQADGASLQTVEGLATNGKLHPIQEGFWEEHGLQCGFCTPGMMMTVLDLLQRNPDPTEEQIRLGIEGNLCRCTGYQHIVNSVQHAARKMRGGAGRAASR is encoded by the coding sequence GTGAAGCGGGCTGTCAAGGTGACCGTGAACGGGAAGGTCCACACGCACGAGGTAGAGCCGCGGCTCCTGCTCGTCCACTACATTCGCGACGTGCTGGGACTTACCGGCACCCACGTTGGCTGCGACACCAGCAACTGCGGGGCGTGCACCATCCTGATGCACGGGAAGGCGGTCAAGTCCTGCACGGTACTCGCGGTTCAGGCAGACGGCGCTTCGCTTCAGACCGTCGAGGGGTTGGCGACGAACGGCAAGCTTCACCCGATCCAGGAGGGGTTTTGGGAGGAGCACGGGCTCCAATGCGGGTTCTGCACCCCCGGAATGATGATGACGGTGCTCGACTTGCTGCAGCGAAATCCCGATCCCACGGAGGAGCAGATCCGGCTGGGGATCGAGGGGAACCTCTGTCGGTGTACGGGGTACCAGCACATCGTCAATTCTGTTCAGCACGCGGCGCGTAAGATGCGCGGTGGCGCCGGACGAGCGGCGTCACGGTAG
- a CDS encoding DUF2269 family protein translates to MYATFKFLHLLGVVLFVGNIITAALWKTRADRSGDLATVAFAQRTVARADWIFTVPGVLLVVIGGYAMAGKRPWPLHGLRWLEWGQGLFWLAVLIWVFVLLPTQRRLIGVSEEARRTGVLPPEFARLSARWAMWGGIATLLPLIVLYLMVVKP, encoded by the coding sequence ATGTACGCGACGTTCAAATTCCTTCATCTCCTGGGCGTCGTCCTGTTCGTCGGGAACATCATCACCGCCGCGTTGTGGAAGACGCGCGCCGATCGTTCCGGGGATCTCGCGACCGTGGCGTTTGCGCAGCGGACGGTGGCGCGCGCCGATTGGATCTTCACCGTGCCGGGGGTGCTGCTGGTCGTGATCGGCGGCTACGCGATGGCCGGGAAGCGCCCCTGGCCGCTGCACGGACTGCGCTGGCTCGAGTGGGGGCAGGGGCTGTTTTGGCTGGCGGTTCTGATCTGGGTCTTCGTCCTGCTCCCGACACAGCGCCGACTGATCGGCGTGAGCGAGGAGGCCCGGCGCACGGGCGTTCTCCCGCCCGAGTTCGCGCGGCTGTCCGCGCGGTGGGCCATGTGGGGCGGGATCGCCACACTCCTTCCGCTGATCGTTCTCTACCTGATGGTCGTCAAGCCCTAG
- a CDS encoding type II CAAX endopeptidase family protein, with translation MTLITSACVFVDGRTRLPRTTTAIWTLGTFVTAGLASPLYLLARPSRNPSWGLGELAALPLFFVLAVAPSAMILETFALRLEVFSSLAVIVALTVAQNAVFVGAALYVVLVKYRLPPDRIGLVSPAAPRVFVLAAIASATALAGNFVGQNLTVFGAGLVVGQKAAADLVVRQEIRLPVFRMLQQFRHPVDIATLAVLVGLVVPVGEEIFFRGLTYGALRRMMGRPLAIGVSALFFAVAHLEPIEFLPILILGVILAALYEYNKSLIPCMITHAVNNLVALALFYLAPPTP, from the coding sequence GTGACGCTGATCACGAGCGCGTGTGTCTTTGTCGACGGCCGAACGCGCCTGCCGAGAACGACCACGGCCATTTGGACCCTGGGAACGTTTGTCACCGCTGGGCTCGCGTCTCCCCTTTATCTCCTGGCGCGGCCCTCACGCAACCCCAGTTGGGGGCTCGGCGAACTCGCTGCCCTTCCGCTCTTTTTTGTCTTGGCGGTGGCGCCGTCGGCGATGATTCTAGAAACCTTTGCGCTCCGGTTGGAAGTCTTTTCCTCGCTCGCCGTGATTGTCGCGCTTACCGTCGCCCAAAACGCGGTGTTCGTCGGTGCCGCCCTGTACGTCGTGCTGGTCAAGTACCGCCTCCCGCCGGACCGCATCGGCCTCGTCTCCCCCGCGGCGCCGCGCGTGTTCGTGCTGGCGGCGATCGCGTCGGCAACGGCCCTCGCGGGCAACTTCGTGGGACAAAACCTCACGGTCTTCGGGGCGGGGCTGGTCGTCGGACAGAAGGCCGCCGCCGACCTGGTCGTCCGACAGGAGATCCGACTCCCGGTCTTCCGCATGCTGCAGCAGTTCCGCCACCCCGTTGACATCGCCACCCTGGCGGTACTGGTGGGCCTTGTCGTGCCGGTGGGCGAGGAAATCTTCTTCCGGGGGTTGACCTACGGGGCGCTGCGCCGCATGATGGGCCGGCCGCTGGCGATCGGCGTCAGCGCGCTGTTCTTCGCGGTGGCGCACCTCGAACCAATAGAATTCCTTCCGATCCTCATCCTGGGAGTGATCCTCGCCGCCCTGTACGAATACAACAAGTCCCTCATCCCCTGCATGATCACGCACGCCGTCAACAACCTGGTTGCCTTGGCGCTGTTCTACCTGGCGCCGCCCACTCCCTGA
- a CDS encoding CoA transferase, translated as MPNEGSALSGVRVVDLTQFEAGTSCTETLAWLGADVIKVEPPGRGEQGRAASTDIPGLDSYYFLLLNANKRSVTLNLKHPEGRRLLGRLIEKADVFVENFAPGIIERLGFGYHDVRRINPQVIYAQVKGFAPDGPFGSFLAFDMIAQATGGAMSLTGEPGAAPIKPGPTIGDTGAGLHLAIGILAALFQRERTGVGQQVDVAMQEAVINYCRISFARQLLTGRAAERWGNQSQLGMTAPSGIYPCRPGGANDYVFIYTSRAGNHQWERLLKVIGRDDLKDDPRFGDPVRRAANAAAIDELISSWTRRYTKREAMECLGQAGVPAGATFDTLELTEDEHLNRREAIVSVDHPTRGLVKMPGWPVKMERSHVRVEAAPLLGQHNREVYAELLGLSEDELARLGEAGAI; from the coding sequence ATGCCTAACGAAGGCTCGGCGCTGAGCGGCGTCCGGGTTGTCGATCTCACGCAGTTCGAGGCTGGCACCTCGTGCACTGAAACGCTGGCCTGGTTGGGAGCTGACGTGATCAAGGTGGAGCCGCCCGGTCGGGGCGAACAGGGTCGGGCCGCCTCCACTGACATCCCGGGCCTGGACTCCTACTATTTCCTGCTCCTGAACGCCAACAAGCGCTCGGTCACCCTCAACCTCAAACACCCTGAGGGGCGCCGCCTGCTCGGGCGTTTGATCGAAAAGGCGGATGTGTTCGTGGAGAATTTCGCGCCCGGGATCATCGAGCGTCTGGGGTTTGGCTATCATGACGTGCGCCGGATCAATCCCCAAGTCATCTACGCGCAAGTCAAGGGATTCGCGCCGGACGGTCCTTTCGGCAGCTTCCTCGCGTTCGACATGATCGCCCAGGCGACGGGTGGCGCGATGAGCCTCACCGGGGAACCGGGGGCCGCGCCCATCAAGCCGGGGCCGACGATCGGCGACACCGGGGCCGGCCTGCACCTGGCGATCGGCATTTTGGCCGCCCTCTTCCAGCGGGAGCGGACGGGCGTGGGCCAGCAGGTGGACGTGGCGATGCAGGAGGCCGTCATCAACTATTGTCGGATTTCATTTGCCCGCCAGCTGCTCACCGGCCGCGCGGCCGAGCGGTGGGGCAACCAAAGCCAGTTGGGGATGACGGCGCCCAGCGGTATCTACCCTTGTCGGCCCGGGGGGGCCAACGATTACGTGTTCATCTACACCAGCCGGGCCGGCAATCACCAGTGGGAACGCCTGCTGAAGGTGATCGGCCGCGATGATCTGAAGGACGATCCCCGGTTCGGGGACCCCGTCCGCCGGGCCGCCAACGCAGCGGCGATCGACGAACTGATCTCCTCTTGGACCCGCCGGTACACGAAGCGCGAGGCGATGGAGTGCCTGGGCCAGGCGGGAGTGCCCGCGGGGGCGACCTTCGACACCCTGGAGTTGACCGAAGACGAACACCTGAACCGCAGGGAGGCCATTGTCAGCGTCGATCACCCAACGAGAGGCCTGGTCAAGATGCCGGGCTGGCCGGTGAAGATGGAGCGCTCGCACGTGCGGGTTGAGGCGGCACCCCTGCTGGGTCAGCACAATCGCGAAGTCTACGCGGAGCTCCTTGGGCTGAGCGAGGATGAACTGGCCAGGCTGGGCGAAGCGGGGGCGATTTGA